A region of Gadus morhua chromosome 18, gadMor3.0, whole genome shotgun sequence DNA encodes the following proteins:
- the LOC115530983 gene encoding galanin receptor type 2, with the protein MGVNDANMDLFSCNSTTVAWKLETAFISLAFSLIFLVGTVGNCLVLAVLFRTGKMNTKTTSLFIFNLGIADLSFIVFCVPFQATIYTMDEWVFGPVFCKAVHFLIFLTMHASIFTLAAVSLDRYQAICYPLHSRQMRTPRYALASISLVWLLALLFSGPYLSYYRQVELGGSRACLPVWEPAPRLAMDMCTLVFGYLLPFAVLGVTYARTVRHLWTSADPPRTPDMSESRRAKRRVTKMLIAVAALFGLCWLPHHLLVLCMWFGPFPLNHTTYALRILSHLLAYMNSCLNPVVYALVSRHFRKGFGKLFCCALKKRPGNRPHAASRMAVHTASSAETSN; encoded by the exons ATGGGTGTAAATGATGCAAACATGGATCTTTTCTCTTGTAACTCCACCACGGTCGCATGGAAACTCGAGACCGCTTTCATTTCTCTGGCGTTCTCGCTGATTTTCCTGGTCGGCACGGTGGGAAACTGTCTGGTCCTTGCTGTGCTTTTTCGCACTGGGAAGATGAACACCAAGACGAcaagtttgtttatttttaacctgggGATTGCAGACCTGTCTTTTATTGTCTTTTGTGTGCCCTTTCAAGCCACCATTTACACCATGGACGAGTGGGTGTTCGGCCCGGTGTTCTGCAAAGCGGTCCACTTTCTTATATTTCTGACTATGCACGCCAGCATCTTCACCCTGGCAGCTGTGTCATTGGACAG GTACCAGGCCATCTGCTACCCGCTGCACTCCAGGCAGATGAGGACACCCAGGTATGCCCTGGCGTCCATCTCCCTGGTGTGGCTGCTGGCGCTGCTCTTCTCCGGGCCCTACCTCAGCTACTACCGCCAGGTGGAGCTGGGCGGCAGCCGGGCCTGCCTCCCCGTGTGGGAGCCCGCGCCCCGCCTCGCCATGGACATGTGCACCCTGGTCTTCGGCTACCTCCTCCCCTTCGCCGTGCTGGGCGTGACCTACGCCCGCACCGTGCGCCACCTGTGGACCAGCGCCgaccccccccggacccccgacATGTCGGAGTCCCGCCGGGCCAAGCGGCGGGTCACCAAGATGCTCATCGCGGTGGCGGCGCTCTTCGGCCTCTGCTGGCTGCCCCACCACCTGCTGGTGCTGTGCATGTGGTTCGGCCCGTTCCCGCTCAACCACACCACCTACGCGCTGCGCATCCTCTCGCACCTGCTGGCCTACATGAACTCCTGCCTCAACCCCGTGGTGTACGCCCTGGTCTCCAGGCACTTCCGCAAGGGCTTCGGCAAGCTGTTCTGCTGCGCGCTGAAGAAGAGGCCAGGGAACAGGCCCCACGCCGCCTCCAGGATGGCCGTCCACACGGCCAGCAGCGCGGAGACCTCCAACTGA